In a single window of the Coregonus clupeaformis isolate EN_2021a chromosome 10, ASM2061545v1, whole genome shotgun sequence genome:
- the LOC121557258 gene encoding 40S ribosomal protein S10 → MLMPKKNRIAIYELLFKEGVMVAKKDVHLPKHPELADKNVPNLHVMKAMLSLKSLGYVKEQFAWRHFYWYLTNEGIQYLRDFLHLPPEIVPATLRRQMRPDTARPRPKGMEGERGERPARFNRDGADRDNYRRSAAPPGGDKKAEAGAGSATEFQFRGGFGRGRGQQPPQE, encoded by the exons ATGCTGATGCCCAAGAAGAACCGAATTGCCATCTATGAGCTCCTCTTCAAAGAGGGCGTCATGGTGGCAAAGAAAGATGTGCATCTGCCCAAGCACCCCGAGCTTGCCGACAAGAACGTGCCCAACCTTCATGTGATGAAAGCAATGCTG TCCTTGAAGTCACTTGGGTATGTTAAGGAGCAATTTGCCTGGCGCCATTTTTACTGGTACCTCACCAATGAAGGTATCCAGTACCTGAGAGACTTCCTGCACCTTCCACCTGAGATTGTTCCCGCCACTCTGCGGCGCCAGATGCGTCCTGATACCGCAAGGCCCAGGCCCAAGG gtatggagggagagaggggagagcggccCGCCCGCTTCAACCGTGATGGGGCTGATAGAGACAATTACAGGAGATCTGCTGCACCAC ctggtggagacaagAAAGCAGAGGCAGGTGCTGGTTCAGCCACAGAGTTCCAATTC AGGGGTGGATTTGGACGAGGCAGAGGACAGCAGCCTCCTCAGGAGTAA